One stretch of Lachnospiraceae bacterium oral taxon 096 DNA includes these proteins:
- a CDS encoding alanyl-tRNA editing protein → MNREALYYKDIKEFDATVLSCENAGEYFRIVLDTEGFYPEGGGQPSDHGKIIGNGQEIDVLDVQIEKGKVVHYTDAPLDCGHVHCIIDWDRRMRNTQNHSGEHILSGLVNKKFGYNNVGFHMDTQSAQTKGAMTIDFDGVLTWNELMEIENKANAIVVQDRKVSVLWPSKEQLKDLHYRSKKELSGNVRLIEIDGADLCACCGTHVHTTGEIGMIKCLSIMNYKGGVRVEMVCGKDALDDYRKKHELLQRVSRMLSSNIDTLEEALQSQRREKEEREKKLGSLYREYFMLYKTSRKWVEGVYLILVENMEPVQIRQFCDFLLRETCVKTVIIGSKLSSQYSYVIGTKTGDAREIGKKLNATLNGRGGGTKEMVQGAFLSTKEEVIKEVKAMDPMVHFEE, encoded by the coding sequence ATGAATAGGGAAGCATTATATTATAAGGATATCAAAGAATTTGATGCTACAGTGCTCTCCTGCGAAAATGCAGGGGAGTATTTTCGCATTGTACTTGATACAGAGGGCTTTTATCCAGAAGGTGGAGGTCAGCCGAGTGACCATGGAAAAATAATAGGGAATGGTCAAGAGATCGATGTGCTCGATGTACAAATAGAGAAGGGGAAGGTTGTTCATTATACAGATGCACCGCTAGATTGTGGGCATGTTCATTGCATTATTGATTGGGACAGAAGAATGAGAAACACACAAAATCACTCGGGAGAGCACATTCTATCAGGACTGGTGAACAAGAAGTTTGGCTACAACAATGTGGGATTTCACATGGACACACAATCTGCTCAGACAAAAGGGGCAATGACCATTGATTTTGATGGGGTTCTCACTTGGAATGAATTGATGGAAATTGAAAATAAGGCCAATGCCATTGTAGTACAAGATCGGAAAGTGAGTGTTCTTTGGCCTTCAAAGGAGCAATTAAAGGATCTTCATTATCGAAGCAAGAAGGAATTATCAGGGAATGTACGCTTAATTGAGATTGATGGGGCAGATTTGTGTGCCTGTTGTGGAACTCATGTACATACCACAGGAGAAATTGGAATGATCAAATGTCTCTCGATCATGAACTATAAGGGGGGCGTGCGTGTGGAAATGGTCTGTGGAAAGGATGCACTTGATGATTATCGGAAGAAGCATGAACTACTACAAAGGGTCAGTAGAATGCTTTCTAGCAATATAGACACACTTGAAGAAGCTTTGCAGAGCCAAAGGAGAGAAAAGGAAGAAAGAGAGAAAAAACTAGGTAGTTTGTATCGAGAGTATTTTATGCTATATAAGACCTCAAGAAAATGGGTGGAGGGGGTGTATTTGATTTTAGTAGAAAATATGGAGCCTGTACAGATTCGCCAATTTTGTGATTTTTTGCTTAGGGAAACTTGTGTAAAGACGGTGATCATTGGTTCAAAACTTTCGTCACAATATTCCTATGTCATTGGGACGAAGACAGGGGATGCCAGAGAAATAGGTAAAAAGTTAAATGCCACACTAAATGGTCGAGGTGGTGGAACGAAGGAAATGGTTCAGGGAGCATTTTTAAGTACAAAGGAAGAAGTGATCAAAGAAGTGAAGGCGATGGATCCTATGGTCCATTTTGAAGAATAG
- a CDS encoding MATE family efflux transporter, translated as MDKQEQLLTSGSVQRCIIEFAIPLFLGNLFQQLYNAADSLIVGRYLGSNALAAVSTSGNLIFLIVGFFSGIASGAGVIIGRYLGARDAKGAEVAVHTTVVIGMIGSILMTFIGTIFAKPVLQLMGTPEEVLGDSVTYFQIYFLASVGFVMYNIFVGILQAAGDSRHPLYYLMISSIINVVLDLAFIRGMHKGVGAAALATGISQLVSAFLCMVQLLRVKADYRLVPGKIRLNLSMARRIIDQGLPAGIQNSVMSFSNVVIQSYINAYGAMAMAGIGAYVKIEGFLFIPVTSFALALTTFVSQNMGARQEERIKRGVRFGIGIILVSAQVLGILMLIFAKPLLGLFDHTPQVIQFGYDRCKFVVMFFFLCAFTHAMGAVLRGIGKPAVPMIVFLVCWCIVRIIFLSVTEIFVHSIVTTYLVYPITWTLSSVTLFIYYKRLNIEKILQG; from the coding sequence ATGGACAAACAGGAACAATTATTGACTTCTGGCAGTGTGCAAAGATGTATCATTGAATTTGCCATTCCTTTATTTTTGGGGAATTTATTTCAACAATTGTACAATGCGGCAGATTCTTTGATTGTGGGAAGATATTTGGGCAGCAATGCCCTTGCAGCGGTGAGCACTTCTGGAAATTTAATTTTTTTAATCGTTGGATTCTTTAGTGGCATCGCCTCGGGAGCAGGTGTCATTATTGGTCGCTACTTGGGGGCAAGGGATGCCAAGGGAGCAGAGGTGGCTGTACACACAACGGTAGTTATTGGTATGATTGGCAGTATTTTGATGACTTTTATCGGAACAATATTTGCAAAGCCTGTATTACAATTGATGGGTACACCAGAAGAAGTGCTTGGCGATTCAGTTACTTATTTTCAAATTTATTTTTTGGCATCTGTGGGCTTTGTCATGTATAATATTTTTGTGGGCATTTTACAGGCAGCAGGAGATAGTCGGCATCCGCTGTACTATTTGATGATCTCTTCCATCATTAATGTGGTTCTTGATCTTGCTTTTATTCGAGGAATGCACAAGGGTGTCGGAGCTGCTGCATTGGCCACGGGAATCTCCCAGCTTGTCTCTGCATTTTTGTGTATGGTTCAACTGTTGAGAGTAAAGGCAGATTATCGCTTGGTGCCAGGGAAAATTCGGTTGAACCTTTCGATGGCAAGGAGAATTATCGATCAAGGTTTGCCAGCAGGAATTCAAAATTCAGTGATGTCCTTTTCCAATGTGGTCATTCAATCCTATATCAATGCCTATGGTGCAATGGCAATGGCTGGAATTGGAGCTTATGTCAAGATTGAGGGATTTTTGTTTATTCCTGTGACTAGTTTTGCACTGGCATTGACAACATTTGTCAGCCAAAATATGGGAGCAAGGCAGGAAGAAAGGATTAAAAGAGGTGTGCGATTTGGCATTGGAATCATTTTAGTGTCGGCTCAAGTGCTGGGCATTTTGATGCTTATTTTTGCAAAGCCACTGCTTGGTCTGTTTGATCATACGCCTCAAGTCATTCAATTTGGCTATGATCGCTGCAAATTTGTGGTGATGTTTTTCTTTTTGTGTGCATTTACTCATGCCATGGGAGCGGTACTTCGTGGCATTGGGAAACCAGCTGTGCCGATGATTGTCTTTTTAGTCTGTTGGTGTATTGTAAGGATTATTTTCTTATCTGTGACCGAAATTTTTGTACACAGCATTGTGACGACTTATTTAGTCTATCCGATTACATGGACTTTAAGCTCTGTCACATTATTTATTTACTATAAGCGATTGAATATAGAAAAAATTTTACAGGGGTAG
- a CDS encoding HD domain-containing protein yields the protein MTISEVIVKMIDFSEGNEHDIAHFLRVWGYAKIIGECSGLDEKEERIVELSAIVHDIACPKLRPIYGCAPGDKQEEMGKEMVKEFFADTDVSEEEIMRVAELVGLHHTYHPISLAHQVLLEADFLANAGEDEKYTKMAKKMRENVFQTKTGIHLLESMFLEAR from the coding sequence ATGACAATTAGTGAAGTCATTGTAAAAATGATTGATTTTAGTGAAGGAAATGAGCATGACATTGCTCATTTTTTGCGGGTATGGGGATATGCAAAGATCATTGGAGAGTGCAGTGGATTGGATGAGAAGGAGGAAAGAATTGTGGAATTATCAGCCATTGTACATGATATCGCCTGTCCGAAGCTTCGACCAATTTATGGATGCGCACCAGGAGATAAACAGGAAGAAATGGGAAAGGAGATGGTAAAGGAATTTTTTGCTGATACAGATGTGAGCGAGGAAGAAATCATGCGAGTGGCCGAACTGGTTGGCCTTCATCACACCTATCATCCTATTAGTTTGGCTCATCAGGTATTACTTGAAGCTGACTTTTTAGCCAATGCGGGAGAAGATGAAAAGTACACAAAAATGGCAAAGAAGATGAGAGAAAATGTATTTCAAACAAAGACAGGGATTCATCTTTTAGAAAGTATGTTTTTAGAGGCAAGATAA
- a CDS encoding phosphoesterase has product MRMKNNFFATLKKYRHAWAFSYFALYLSWYIYLERTITAKSAYHIMHSALDDYIPFNEYFIIPYYIWFLYVAGLVFFFFFKDKAEFYRYILFLAAGMSISLFICQIYPNGTDFRPVLDANKNWATKLVSLIYASDTPTNVFPSIHVYNSLGTHLAIVKSKHFAHHPKLKILSAVIAISICMSTVFLKQHSIIDVTGATILCYFAYALIYSHAPAYQEQAEKETSQIIG; this is encoded by the coding sequence ATGCGTATGAAAAACAATTTTTTTGCTACACTAAAGAAATACCGTCATGCCTGGGCATTTTCCTATTTTGCACTCTATCTTTCCTGGTACATCTACTTAGAAAGAACAATCACTGCAAAGAGTGCCTATCATATTATGCACAGTGCCCTTGACGACTATATCCCATTTAATGAATATTTTATCATCCCATATTACATTTGGTTTTTATATGTTGCGGGTCTTGTGTTTTTCTTCTTTTTTAAAGACAAGGCCGAATTTTATCGATACATCCTGTTTTTGGCCGCAGGAATGAGTATATCACTTTTTATCTGCCAAATTTATCCAAATGGCACAGACTTTCGTCCTGTGCTGGATGCCAATAAAAATTGGGCAACAAAGTTAGTGTCTCTCATTTATGCCAGCGACACCCCGACCAATGTCTTTCCAAGTATTCATGTCTATAACTCCTTGGGAACACATCTGGCCATAGTAAAGAGTAAGCACTTTGCACATCATCCAAAATTAAAAATACTATCGGCTGTGATTGCCATTTCCATTTGTATGTCCACTGTATTTTTAAAGCAACACTCCATTATTGATGTCACCGGTGCGACCATCCTTTGCTACTTTGCCTATGCATTGATTTATAGTCATGCACCAGCATATCAGGAACAAGCAGAAAAAGAAACTTCACAAATTATTGGCTAA